A genomic segment from Muntiacus reevesi chromosome 15, mMunRee1.1, whole genome shotgun sequence encodes:
- the GON7 gene encoding EKC/KEOPS complex subunit GON7 — translation MELLGEYIGLEGQRQQLRVPCEAPGVTDPFQSLLSGVAQMRELVNELFGSQVQQEAQDRVAAAPDEALDGDDEDDSEDENNTDNRTNSDGPSAKRQKTPP, via the exons ATGGAGCTGTTGGGCGAGTACATTGGATTGGAAGGGCAGCGACAGCAGCTACGGGTGCCCTGTGAGGCGCCGGGCGTCACCGACCCTTTCCAGAGCTTGTTGTCCGGTGTGGCTCAGATGAGGGAGCTGGTGAATGAGCTCTTCGGCTCTCAGGTACAGCAGGAAGCACAGGACCGGGTGGCGGCGGCTCCCGACGAGGCCCTGGACG gtgatgatgaagatgattCAGAAGATGAAAATAACACTGATAACAGAACTAATTCAGATGGACCATCTGCAAAACGGCAAAAAACACCACCTTAA